In Chryseobacterium sp. C-71, the genomic window TGTTGGATGAAGTTAGGGCAGAAATAGGAGAGACATCTTACAAGAGATGCTTGTACCTTTTAAAGGAAATAAAAAGAGTTGAAAAAGCTGCAAAAGCTTTATCAGAAGGCGATGTGAAATATTTAGGAGAACTTCTCATCGAAACGCATTCCGGACTTTCTACTGAATTTGAAGTGAGTTGTGAAGAACTGGATTTTATGGTGGAAGAAACTTTAAAGGAAAATGGTGTTTTGGGTGCAAGAATAATGGGCGGTGGTTTCGGCGGATGCAGCATCAATCTTATTAAAGATGAAAATGTGGATGATGTGATTAAAAGTATCACCGCAAAATACAAAGCAGATTTTGACATCGAAATGAAAGTGTACCGTGTAAAAATATCGGATGGAATTAATGAATACAAAAGAAATGAATTCGTCATTTAATCAAAAGCAACATCCTCACAGAAGATATAATCCGCTTTTGGATGAGTGGATTTTGGTTTCCCCACAACGAGCCAACCGACCTTGGCAAGGACAGACCGAAAAAGTAGCTGAAGAAAAACTTCCAGCTCACGACCCGAATTGTTACTTGTGTTCAGGAAATGTACGAGTGAATGGTGATAAAAATCCTGATTACAAAGGGGTTTTTGTTTTTGAAAACGATTTTGGTTCTCTGATGAAAGATGATGTCGAATTCTCTGATGAACAGTCGGATTTTTTTTCATTAAAACCGGAACGTGGGATTAACAGAGTCATTTGTTTTTCAGAAAATCACAGCCTTACTTTACCAGAAATGGAAGTTGATGACGTCAAAAAAGTGGTAGATGTCTGGCAACAGCAGTATGAAAATTTGGGAGACGAAGATTACATCAATCACGTTCAGATTTTTGAGAACAAAGGAAGCGTGATGGGATGCAGTAATCCACATCCGCACGGACAAATCTGGGCGCAGTCTTCGATTCCTTCGACAGTTTTGAGAACACAGGAAAATCTGAAAAAATATTTCGAGAAAAACGGAAGTTCACTTCTGGAAGATTATGTCAAAAAAGAATTAGAAGCCGAAGAAAGAATCATTCTTGAAAATGAAGATTTTGTAGCATTAGTTCCGTTTTGGGCAGTCTGGCCTTACGAAACAATGATTATCAGCAAAAGAAAAGCAGAAAATATCCTGCAGTTTTCTGATTCCGAAAAGCTTTCTTTAGCTTCGATAATAAAAGATTTAACTGCAAAATACGATAATCTTTTTGAGATTTCGTTTCCATATTCAGCAGGAATCCACCAATCTCCAACCGATGGGAAAGAACATCCTGAATGGCATTTCCATATGCATTTTTATCCACCGTTGTTGCGTAATGCCGAAGTGAAAAAATTTATGGTCGGCTACGAAATGCTTGCAGAGCCACAACGTGATATTACACCGGAACAAAGCGCAGAGATATTGAAAAAACTATCACTGAGACACTATCGAAAGAAAAACAGTTTGTAAAATTTACTTAAAAAATTTCAAGGCTTTCTAAAAGTAAATATTATTCTACTATTTGACCTCCGTCAGTTTGAGTAAAAATCATTTGAAAAATCATTTTGTATCGGACTATGAGAGCTTTACTTTTTTTCATGTAGGCTTGAAATTAAATTGCTTTGTGTTAAGATAAATACATTTACTTAATAGAGTTGCTTCTTTGTTAGGACACAATTCTCATACTATTTTAACTTTACGAGCATGAAGAAAACCCTAAAAAAATTACAGTTTATAAATCGAAGATTCGACGCATTCAATGGGAATTAAACTTTCATAATCCTGTAAATTGACTGCGTCGAATCTTCGATTTCAGCTTTTTAGAAAATTTAGCCTTAAGAGAGTAACAAACTTAATGTCTAATCAAACTAAAAATGTAGTATATAAATTTTGCCTAAGAAATATTTGCAAGTTCACAAGAGAGTTGAAATACTTTTTCATCAGAATTTTATTGGTTTTATGTTTGGATTTTATTGAAACTCATTAATTCCATATAAGATTTCCTTCATTTTAGTACCATTAATTTCGACAGGTTTATAAGCTATGTTAAATTTTTCGATAGCAACACCTATATCTGATTTTAACTTCGCATATTCAATAGGGAGTTTACTTTCACATTGTTTTTCATTTTCATAACTATTGAGTATAATTTTAAACTTTTGGTAAAACTGTTCTCCAGAGCTGATGAAGTTATTATAGGTACCAATAAACTGAATTAAACGATCAATAGGAAATTCAACTTCTATTTGTAATTTTCTTTTCTTTAAATCATCAGATTTTGCTATTGTAGTGATAAAGGTTTCTAGTTTATCTTTTACTTCAGTCCAATCGTCACCTTCTCTGCAGTCTTTTAGAGATTTTTCATATCCGATCGGCTTGGTGTAATCTCTGAAGAGATTTTCTAAATCGGATTTTACAGTCTCATTTGATTTTTGCAAAAATGCAGTTTCAAAATAAATTGTATTAAGATCATTTTGCATCCTCAATGTGAAATCAATAATGCAATCTACTTTTAGAAGCTCTGTTTCTTTTTCCTGTTTAGACAGATTAGAAACAATCATTCCGGTAAAAGTATTAATGACAGAAGCAAGTGTGTTGGTTCCCAAAATTTTTGTGAGGTCAAATCCTACTTTTTTATCCTGCTTATTTTTTATTAGATCTTTTACTTTTTCAAACTCTGGGTATTGATTAGGATTTGCAATTTTAGAAATTTCGGAAAAAGTTCGTACTGATGCAAAGTGATGATCTAAACCAAGAATTTTTTCGTAAAGAATTTTGATGATCTGCAAACCTTTAATATACCGAATTTTAGAAATCTCATTATCTATTTCATCTTTTTCCTGTGATATTAATTCTTGAAGTTCATCTTTTCTAATAAGAAAATCAATTTTTTTTTCTCGTACTTTTTCTACTTTAAGTAATAGATTAATTTTAGCTAATTCATTTTTATGAAAATTTAACGTTGAAAAATGACCCTGATAGACCAAGGAAATTTCGTTACACATTTCATTGATGATTTGATTGGGATCCTCGTTATTTATAGTTTTAGCATAACTCATTGATCCCCAAAATATACTCAAAAATGCTATTGTCTTAAAAAAGAAAGCTGTGATAAAATTTGAAAGTTTCATAGTTATTACTTATATGTGATTATTGATTTTATTTTTTACCCAGAGTAATAATAACCGAGGATGTTTTATCTTCGAATATAAAAGGATACTTGCCTTGTTTAATATAACTTGCTTCTGGGCTTATATTGATCTTCTGCAAAATCGTTTCTGGAATTGAAAAATCACTTTCCTGAAAGAAATAAGGATTTTCTGTAGCCTTCATTTCCGAAAAAGTTTTTCCTGCGATTTTCTTTTGATCTGTTTCTGAAGTGTTCTTGTTTTCAAAAACCATTGCAAAACTGTTATCAGATATTTTCGTAAATGTAGCTGCAATTGTATGATCTGTATTAGATGTTATTCCACTGCTGCATAAGCCTAAGCCTCCTGCACAGTCTCTGCCGCGTGCATCTAAAAAAACTGTTTGAGATTGTGACAATGCAATTAGCGGTAATAATAGTAGTACAAGTAAGTATTTTTTCATTTTAAATA contains:
- a CDS encoding UDP-glucose--hexose-1-phosphate uridylyltransferase; amino-acid sequence: MNTKEMNSSFNQKQHPHRRYNPLLDEWILVSPQRANRPWQGQTEKVAEEKLPAHDPNCYLCSGNVRVNGDKNPDYKGVFVFENDFGSLMKDDVEFSDEQSDFFSLKPERGINRVICFSENHSLTLPEMEVDDVKKVVDVWQQQYENLGDEDYINHVQIFENKGSVMGCSNPHPHGQIWAQSSIPSTVLRTQENLKKYFEKNGSSLLEDYVKKELEAEERIILENEDFVALVPFWAVWPYETMIISKRKAENILQFSDSEKLSLASIIKDLTAKYDNLFEISFPYSAGIHQSPTDGKEHPEWHFHMHFYPPLLRNAEVKKFMVGYEMLAEPQRDITPEQSAEILKKLSLRHYRKKNSL